CACGGCGGGCCGCCTCCCGCATCGTCGTCGACTACGACGTGCTCGAGCCGGTCACCGACGCCCGGGTCGCGCTCGGCCACGGAGAGCACGGCCCGGCCGAGACCCTGCACCCGGAGCCCACGCCGGTCATGGAGCTCAGCCGCGAGGCCGCCGTGCTGCGGCCGCACGGCAACCTGATCCGGCACCTCAAGGTGCGCAAGGGCGACCTGGAGGAGGCAAGGGCCCAGGCGAACGTCGTCGTCTCCGGCGAGTACGAGGTCGGCATGCAGGACCAGGCCTTCCTCGGCCCCGAGTCGGGGCTCGCGGTGCCGGCGGAGGACGGTGGCGTCGACCTCTTCGTGTCCACCCAGTGGCTGCACGTCGACCAGCAGCAGGTCTGCCGGGCGCTCGGGCTGCCGCCCGAGAGAGTGCGGATCACGCTGGCCGGGGTCGGCGGCGCCTTCGGCGGCCGCGAGGACCTGTCGATGCACGTCCACGCCTGCATGCTCGCGATGCACACCGGCAAGCCGGTCAAGATGTCCTACAACCGCGAGGAGTCGTTCTTCGGGCACGTGCACCGGCACCCTGCGCGGCTGCACTACGAGCACGGGTTCGCCGAGGACGGCGAGCTGCTCTTCGTGCGGGCGAGGATCTGGCTGGACGGCGGCGCCTACGCGTCGTCGTCGGCCGCCGTCGTCGGCAACGCGGGGCTGATGGGCATCGGCCCCTACGTCGTGCCGAACGTCCGGATGGACTGCTGGGGGGCCTACACCAACAACCCGCCCTGCGGCGCGATGCGCGGCTTCGGCGCCGTGCAGGCCGCTTTCGCCTACGAGTCGCAGATGGACAAGGGCGCCGCCGCGCTGGGCATGGAGCCGGTGGAGGTCCGGGTGCGCAATGCGATGGAGGAGGGCTCGGTCGCCCCGACCGGTCAGGTCGTCGACAGCGCCGCGCCGGTCGCCGAGCTGCTGCGCCGGCTGCAGGCGATGCCGATGCCGGCGGCCGCACGGGACGACCTGCGCGACGTACCGGGTGGGGTCTCCAACACCACCCACGGCGAGGGTGTGCGCCGCGGCGTCGGGTGGGCGGTGGGCTACAAGAACATCGGCTTCAGCGAGGGCTTCGACGACTTCTCGACCGCACGGGTGCGGCTCGAGGCGATCGGTGGCGAGCCGACCGTCACGGTGCACACGGCGGCCGCCGAGGTCGGGCAGGGGCTGGTGACGGTGCAGCAGCAGATCGCGCGCACGGAGCTCGGCGTCGACCGGGTCGTCGTGGCCCCGGCCGACACGGCGGTGGGCTCCGGCGGCTCCACGTCGGCGTCGCGGCAGACCTACGTCACGGGCGGCGCTGTGCAGGAGGCATGCCGCCGGGTGCGCGCCGCCGTCCTGCTCCGCGCCGGCCGCGACGACTGGGAGAGCTGGCCGTCCCTGCTGCCCGACCTGGCAGCGGTGCTCGGCGACGACCCGGTCGAGGAGACCGTGACCTGGCGGCACCGGCCGACCCAGGCTGTGGACCCCGAGACCGGGCAGGGCGACGCGCACGTGCAGTACGCGTTCGCCGCGCACCGGGCCGTGGTCGACGTCGACGTGGAGCTCGGCCTGGTCAAGGTCGTCGAGATGGCCTGCGCGCAGGACGTCGGCCGGGCGGTCAACCCGCAGGCGGTGCTCGGCCAGATCCACGGCGGCAGCGCCCAGGGCATGGGGCTCGCCGTCATGGAGGAGGTGGTCGTCACCGACGGCCAGATCCGCAACCCGTCCTTCACCGACTACCTGATCCCGACCATCCTCGACATGCCGCCGATGCGGGTCGACGTGCTCGAGCTGCCCGACCCGCACGCCCCCTACGGATTGCGCGGCGTCGGTGAGCCGCCGACGGTGTCGTCCGGCCCGGCCGTGCTGGCCGCGATCCGGGACGCGACGGGACTCTTCCTCACCCGGGTGCCGGTGCGCCCGGACGACATCGCCCTCCGTCCGTCACCCGGTGGTCCGTCGCAGCCGTGACGGAGCCCGACCTGGTGCTGCACGCGGCGCGCGCGGTGCTGACGGACGGC
This sequence is a window from Actinomycetes bacterium. Protein-coding genes within it:
- a CDS encoding molybdopterin cofactor-binding domain-containing protein; the protein is MTTTTSTTTSTTTTSTTTTTSTTTETRRGTDGGVGTDASRPDGTLKVTGEFSYGSDLWMDDMLWGVTLRSPHPHARIRSLDIGPALAVPGVHAVLTADDVPGELRYGLEFADQPVLAKDVVLYQGEPVALVAADHPETARRAASRIVVDYDVLEPVTDARVALGHGEHGPAETLHPEPTPVMELSREAAVLRPHGNLIRHLKVRKGDLEEARAQANVVVSGEYEVGMQDQAFLGPESGLAVPAEDGGVDLFVSTQWLHVDQQQVCRALGLPPERVRITLAGVGGAFGGREDLSMHVHACMLAMHTGKPVKMSYNREESFFGHVHRHPARLHYEHGFAEDGELLFVRARIWLDGGAYASSSAAVVGNAGLMGIGPYVVPNVRMDCWGAYTNNPPCGAMRGFGAVQAAFAYESQMDKGAAALGMEPVEVRVRNAMEEGSVAPTGQVVDSAAPVAELLRRLQAMPMPAAARDDLRDVPGGVSNTTHGEGVRRGVGWAVGYKNIGFSEGFDDFSTARVRLEAIGGEPTVTVHTAAAEVGQGLVTVQQQIARTELGVDRVVVAPADTAVGSGGSTSASRQTYVTGGAVQEACRRVRAAVLLRAGRDDWESWPSLLPDLAAVLGDDPVEETVTWRHRPTQAVDPETGQGDAHVQYAFAAHRAVVDVDVELGLVKVVEMACAQDVGRAVNPQAVLGQIHGGSAQGMGLAVMEEVVVTDGQIRNPSFTDYLIPTILDMPPMRVDVLELPDPHAPYGLRGVGEPPTVSSGPAVLAAIRDATGLFLTRVPVRPDDIALRPSPGGPSQP